AAACTTGGCTGATTGCTTCGATTGGCACACCGGCGGCGATTCTGCCCATAACGGGTAGTTCCCGCGCCTGCAGCGCCTCAATCGGGGTGGCGCTTGGCGGGCGCGTTTCAGGCCGTCCCCCTTCGATCACGCGGGGTGCAAATCCGCTGGGATCGCCCCCTAGGCTTTCTGGAAGCTTCACGATTTCGATTGCCCGGGCTCGATGCGCAAGCCGGCGGATAAAACCACGTTCCTCCAATGCCGAAATTAATCTGTGAATTCCAGATTTTGACCTCAAATCCAACGCTTCTTTCATTTCATCGAAGGAAGGCGGCACGCCGTCACGGGTTAGGCGCTTATTGATGAAGTTTAATAGATCAAGCTGTTTGCGGGTGAGCATCACATCCTCCAGAGCATAATTTTGCTTTGTTCTATAGATGTTCTTGGTTTGTGTCAAGTTATTGCCGCGAAAGAGGCCGCTTCTTGCGCGGCTGCCGCTTTAAAGCGGGATATATTCGATCCTGTCACCTTGCTTTGCGGGGGCGGCAAAAGCTGGACGAATGGCCAAAATATTGGCTTTTGCCAGAACGCTTAGCAAAGCGCTGTCTTGGCGTTCAAACACATGTACGCGCCCCTCATGAAACTTTGCCCGCATATAATGTTCGCGGGGGCCGTTGGCTGCGACGTCTTGCGCCAAGGGCGCGGATTGCCGGATCTGCGCGGATCTTGGTAAACCCAAAAGCGCGTTCACAACTGGAATGACAAAAATATGGCCGCAGACCAAGGCTGAAACCGGGTTTCCGGGCAGGCCGATCATAATCGTATCGTCCCAAGCTCCGGCCATTAAAGGTTTGCCCGGGCGCATGGCGATTTTGTAAAAGCTTTGTTTTATGCCGATATCAGCAGCAACTTGCGCCACCAAATCATGATCTCCGACCGACGCGCCGCCAA
The sequence above is drawn from the Rhodobacteraceae bacterium IMCC1335 genome and encodes:
- the lexA gene encoding transcriptional repressor LexA — protein: MLTRKQLDLLNFINKRLTRDGVPPSFDEMKEALDLRSKSGIHRLISALEERGFIRRLAHRARAIEIVKLPESLGGDPSGFAPRVIEGGRPETRPPSATPIEALQARELPVMGRIAAGVPIEAISQVSHNIAVPGHMLRAGGEHYALEVKGDSMIEAGINDGDVVVIRETKTATNGDIVVALVENHEATLKRFFHRGDAIALEAANPAYETRILPQGKVKVQGRLVGLIRTY